CAACTCCTCCAGCAATGCCTTCGCCAACTCGGACATGAATATCGAGGAATTCACCCTGTTCATTTTGAGCTACCAAAGACCATAACTCTGTTTTCTCATCATTAAGCAAAAAGATGGTAGTCCGCTCGGCCCGGAGCAACTGCCCCACCGTAGAAGTCACATCTCGCAGCACCTCATATAGGGCTTGGGCTGATTGATGGCCTTCTTCGGGGGTTTGTCCTTCTGAAAGGAAATCTACTTGAGAAACCAGTAATTTCCGCTCCAGTTGGGTAAAGGTTTTCAGGAATTCGGTTTCATCGACTTCTAACTCGGTTTCAATGGTTTCGATCGCCTTCTCGACCCATTGAGCATTAAAAATTCCGGCATAGATACGGTTATGGATTAATAAACGCCCTTGTTCGCGCATCGCTAATCCCATAGTCCGTAACTCGCGCTGTTCCGGACTCTCATTAGCCGGTATCCCTTCGTCTGCCAATACTTGTTCATACAATCGAAGCAAGTTCAAGGTTGCCGGTTGGGGTTGTAAGAGGCGATCGCGAATACTGCGTAAATGTTTTAATTCTTCATTGTTTTCCCAATTCTGAATTAATTCCCTTTGCACTAACTTAGAAATCCATTCTTCTTCGCGACCCACGATGGGTGCATCCTCAGAATCTGCGATCGCCTGGCAAACGGCTATTGTCAGCAGGGGGTGGGCAGCCGTCCAGAAAAATATCGTCGAAATCAGAGTACGATAATTTCGGGTTTTGGCTTTCATTCCCCTGGCCAAATCCAGGCCAGTAGCGTATTTTGAAGAAGGAGTCAGGGAGTAGCTCTCGTTGGCGATCATATCGTGCAACCCGATCTGAATGGATTTAGCTATGCAATCAATCTCAATGATACCCTGATTGTACAAGGCCTTCTTTTGGCGAGAGATTAAACCCATGCAAGAGATTCAAGGAACCACCCGTTTACTGGGTATTATTGGCGATCCGATTAAGCATTCGCGATCGCCGGTGATGCAAAATGCTGCCCTTTCCCATCTAGGTGCTGATTATGTCTATGTCCCCTTTCCGGTTACCCAAGACCAATTGGAGGTTGTCCTAGAGGGATTTCAAGCGGTTGGGGTGGTTGGGTTTAATGTCACTATTCCCCACAAAAGAGCAATTATGCCCTACTTATCCCAAATTTCCCCAGTTGCCCAAGCCGTGGGTGCAGTGAATACAGTTTGGCGAACGGAACGGGGATGGGAAGGAACCAATACAGATGTTTTGGGATTTATTGCTCCTTTGAAAGAGGAGCATCAGAAGTGGTCCAATGCACAAGTGGTGATTTTAGGCAATGGCGGATCGGCCCGAGCAGTGGTTGCCGGTTGTTTGGAGTTAGGGGTTGAGCGCTTGCATGTGGTGGGGCGTAATCTTGAGCGTTTGCAAGCTTTTCAACGGAGTTGGTCCAATCCTGTAATGATTCATGAATGGCATGAGTTACCGGATTTGTTACCTGAAACCACAGTATTGGTCAATACTACACCCATCGGTATGTCTCCCAATGTCAATGAGACTCCGGTAGATGGGGAACTCTTGGCTCGTTTGCCTCAAGGAGCCATATTATATGATTTGATTTATAATCCTCGTCCGACTCGTTTTTTACAATTGGGACGGGAGATCGATCTGCTCACGATTGATGGTACAGAAATGCTCGTTCAGCAAGGAGCAGCCGCTCTACAATTGTGGCTTGATGAACCCACTCCCGTTGGGGTGATGCGTCAAGCACTTTTGGATGCGCTGTAATATCAATTAATAATTAACAATTTTCATGTCGGCGACAGCCGAAACAATTAACAATTATTTTAAGAGGACTGAGTATGACAGTTGCTACTGTTGCTAAAGTCTGGACAGATGATGAGTTTATGGCGCTATCCAGTGATGGGCATCGTTACGAGTTGGTGGATGGGGAGTTAGTCGATATGGGAAATTCGGGAATGGAGCATGGCTATGTGGCCTGTCTTTTGGTAGCCGAATTGATGGCTTTTGTACGCCAAAATAAATTAGGGGCAGTGTGTGATTCGAGTACAGCGTTTACCTTAAAAGAGGGTAATCGGCGATCGCCCGATATTTCTTTTATCAGTCGTGACAGATTGAAGGGATTAAGCCGTCCGCCCCGGGGATTTTTTCAGGGATCGCCAGATTTAGTGGTGGAAATTTTGTCCCCAGGAAATACAGTAGAGGAAATGCATACCAAGATCGTAGAGTATTTCCAGAATCAGACGCGCCTGTTGTGGATGATTCATCCTGATGAACGGTATATCTTGGTTTATCACTCTCCTGAGCCTGATCGTCTCTTGCGGGTAGGAGATACACTTGATGGAGAGGATGTGATAGTGGGGTTTTCGATGGCAGTATCAGATTTATTCGAGCCATGGGATTTTGAATAAAGTTTTAGAAATTGTGAATGTTACGAATAGATGGAGAAACTGTGTAATGAGGTACAGTTGGAAAAGATTCTCTCATCTCCCCAAAAAGCATGGGGAGAATCCCACAGTCCTACCTTTTTGAAGGAGGATGGAAATGTACCTCGAAAAGCAATGAATAAAGATGCCCTAAATTATTCCTTAAATAGACTCAGTTGTTGGTAGCGATCGCCCTCCGACTCCTCTACCTTAGTTAGATCGGGAAGCGTCAACGGGATGCGAGGATAGGTATTTCGATCCGTGAGATCGCGCTCTAACCATTGCTGAAACACTTGTTCTCTGGGATCTTCAGGACAAACTAAGCCATAGATGCGTAGGCGTTTTTGCGAACCCTTGAGACTCGTGCAACGTTGATATTCTAGACTATAGCCTAAGAGGTTAATGAAACGGCGCATAATCATAATTCCAGAGGAATTTTTCGCTAGTCCAATACCGAAGAGCGATCGCACTTCCTGACGGTTCGAGAGAGCAATGTCCTGTAACTGCTGCAAATCGATATCGGTATTCATAAATACGCGCTCTGCATCGGCAATTAAACCGGGAATGCCTAAAAGTTCCATCGCACCAATCTTTGACCCCAATTGAGAGCCGTTGAAATCGGGTAAAAAGAGACCACCGGATCTCCGTGATAGTAACTCCCGTGCCATAGCCGTATCGCGATCGGCTAAATAGGGACGGCCGACGGTGAGAAAATAATGATACTGCAATTGCTCGTACCAGCCGCGATCGTCTAAGCTGACTAACTCCGGAGTCACGGGAATTCCATACTTTTGCCACAATTCCTGATGGCGAGATCGGTGTCGTTGATCGGGGGTTTGACTACTGCGATGGCACATCTCTTGCGGGGAAATCACGGAAGTCAGTTGAACCGTGGAATGGGCGATCGCTTCACATTCTGCCTGATAATTTTGCGCCAACACGCGATCGATCATAGTCTTTAAGCTCGGTTCGCTCTCCTCTTCTGGCGCTTGCGTCTGCTCTACTGCGGGTTGACAAACATGACCTTCAGCCATTAATCCGCCGATCGCCGCTTCGCGATACCGCGCCATTCCCCCATTAAACCGTACTGCCAATTTGGCCCAAGTCATGAGGGACTCTGCTTGAAATCCTAAGTCTAAACCATCCAACTGGGTAAAATCGGACTGTTGCAACAGGCGAATATTCATCTGAGTTAACCGATGTTCGCAACTGAGTAAACTGGCAAGAGAGGTAGATCCATTTCCCACCCGGTTAAAGCCATAGGGAGCCACCCAGAGATATCGAGGCACAGTTTCCCTGACTCGTGACAGAGCTTGGCGGACAGAGTTCTCGGCTTGGATGCCTTGGGCGATCGCCCACACCGAGGTAAAATGACCCCGAAGATCGATACTCACGCCGGTTTCAATGGCTGGAGAAGCCAAAACGCCATCATACTGACTCAACAATTCATCTAAACTCTGGCCGCGATCCATACAACCATAAGCGGGATGAGTTGGATCGGACAACGTTTCCGAATCAATGCGCAAAAACCGATGCTCAGGAAATCGCTGCTGTAGATAGCTCTCTAGGGTAATGGTTCCCCACTTACTGCCCCGTTTCTGAGCCGATAAACAGACCATTGGTCGTCCCCCAGCCGCAATATGATGGGCTAAATCTTGGACTAGGCGCTCTGGGGTTTTATCCTCATAGCTATATACCCGCCAAGCCTCTTGGGCGCTCGGTTTCCAGGTATTTTCCACCACCGCTACATCCGGGTCAATTCCAGAGAGGGCAATCAAATAATCTAGGGCAATATCACTTAAGTCTGCATCGGCTACCCAAACTTGACCGCTGCCCCCTAAAACGTTTTGGATTAAGGTTTTCAAGGTATTGAGAATAGCCACCCGGTGACGACGACAGGTGCTGGAATTTAAACCATGCCACAGTACTTGCTCGATTTCATCAATCACCACCAGGGCATTTTGCCACTCTTGGGGATTAAACTGGGCGCGGGAGTTGGGATGCAGCGAGTCAATGCACAGCACCACCCCCGGATCTGGAGAGGCTTCACCCGCAAGCGTTGGAAGGCCAAACCGAGTCGCTAAAGATTCTACCAGTTGCACCCGATGACTGATGACAAGGACGGGTTGTCCTGCGCGTTTGGCTTGATTAACGATGGTTTCGAGTAGTTGGGTTTTCCCGGTTCCTTTCGCAGATTTGATCGCTACCAGTTGGGCGCTTTCCGGTAGGGGAAGAGTGGCCGGAAAATAGCGGTCATTGAGGGTGAGGGTGCGGGGATAGGTGAGCTGTTGGGTGATGGTGGCTTTCCAGCGCTCAAAGGGGATGGCTTGGCTGTAGGCTTGGTGAAAGCGGGCTGAACTTTGGCTGGCGATCAGATCGTCTACTCCTTTTCCCCATTCTGGGTTCCAGGTGACGATCTTGACTTGACATCCGGCTTGTTGCAGGAGATACCCCATGCGGCGAATGGCGGTTTGAACGGCGCGTAGGGTTTGGGGTTTGGTGTCTTGGTCGAAGACCATATATATGGGTCGGTTGGCAGCGATAAAGGGTTGCAGTTCAGGGATAAGATGGGGATGACCGATGCGCCGACCTTGGTTATTTTTGGGGATACGATAGCCACTATGGATACCGGGAAGGGCGATCGCTCCATAGCCTGCGGTGAGCAGAGCGCCGGCTTTTTTGGCTCCTTCGGTAATGCACAGGGGAAGGCTGGGATTATCTTTTACCCACTGCCAAAAGCCGCGATCGGAGTGTTCGGGCTGGATCTGTTCGGGGGTGAGGGGGACGTTTCCCCGGTTGGCGATCGTTTGCCAGATGGACTGGGTAACTCGCAGGGCAAAGAGTCGGGTGGGGGTTTTGGGGGGATGTTCGTATTTGATCGGTTTGCCATCTGCATAGCGCGGTTGAGCGGGTTTGAAGCATCCCCAGTCCTCATCTTCTCCAGTAATGGGGTTAATACCGGAACACCACCATCCCCCTTGCCGAAGATGTTGATAGCGTTGCATAATGGTAGCTCGCAACCGGCCATCTTTACGGCGGGGCAGGTCGTCTGCGTACAAGAGATAGTCGTAGGGGGTTTGTCCTTCGAGGGGGATGACATTCAGGCGGGTAAGCTGGAGATCGACTCCACTGGCTTCCCATTCAAGTAGGTGGTTCACGGCGGTTGCGTTGGCTTGACTAGAGATAGGGGTATTTATCGTAAACCACACTATCTGTAGTTGGCAAGTCAGTTAACGAAGATTTATGACTCTAGATGTAGGGGGCGTTTGGCGATCGCCATAGAGAAAGGTAGCGAGCAAGATGCTCACACTGCTCTATGACCTCATTTTTAGCTGTGTCACGGCACTACTGCTATGGTGAATATGGGGGCAATGAATCGATATTTCCTAAAGCAAAATTCAGCATTTCTTCCCCCTGAGATACCAGTTGTTCCACATCAGTTTCTGAAATATCGAGTTCGGTGTTGTAATCAGCTCTTAATCGGATTCTTTCCGCATCAATGAGATAGCGATGTAGCTCAACCGGAATGCGATTAGTGCGAGCAAATATCCTACCAAAAGCGGCGATAACTGCTGAATGTTTAGAGTAGGACAACCCTTCGCCTTCTAAAAATGCTGTGGCAATGTAAAACATAGCGTAGTAAGTGCGCGATGCCGCAAAATCGGGAAAACCTGTACGGTTTAACTCTCTGGCAGCTTGTAGACTGCGATTCGCTTTTTCCAGCAATTTTTGCTGTTCTGGTGTCATAGGGGTATTCCTTCTCGGCGGATGTTACGAAAGAAGCTATTGTTATACTCTTGGAATTGGCGACTACTGGCTAAAGCACAGCTTATCAAGGTATTATGTTCTAAGCATAAATCGGCAATAGTTTTGCTAATTCTGTTGCTCTCTTCAGAATATTGAAAGTCTTGTTTCAGAATGATTAAAATATCGATATCTGAGTCAGATTCTGCATCCTCTCTTGCTTGAGAACCATAGAGAATAATTTGGTCAATTTGCTGACCATATAGGGTTTTCAGTTCTTGACAGGTTTGGTTTAAGATAGTGTTAAGAGTTTCTTTGGTCATCTTTGATTTCAACCGGTGATCTTTCCAATTGTTTATCATTACCGTGCAAAGCGCTATAGTGTTTAATTACGGGTTCTAGAATCAACTGGAGGTGTTTAGAGTCTAGAGATTTTTGAATAAAGCCCCGTTTTCTTAAAGAGTAAATGGTGGCTAAAAGATTGAGGTCTGAGGGAAATGGTTCTGAAGGAAGGTTAGACAGATCGCTGATGTACTCTTGATGAGCTAAGTAGGATAATAGAGATTTTTCAGAAGCAGATAAACGCTCATAATGGTCTCTGATAATAATTTCTATATCGCCTAAAAATAGCTGAGAATAAGATAGGAATTGGACGACACTACCATTAAATAGGTCTTGGATCGTAGCAGCAATAATGTTAAGCCATGAAGGATTTTGACTGTAGCGGTTGATGAGTTCTAACCATTGCTCTGGATCGTTTAATCCTCTATTTTGTAAGATCTCTTGCGCTAGTTCGATAGAACCGGATAATAGGAGACTATGACCAGGACGATTTTCGGCTTCTAGGGTGGCTATTTCTGGGGGTTGTTCCCAACTGAGGAGCAGTATGCAACTGTTGTGGGGCGATCGCCCAATATCTTGCAGCAGTTTACCATAATTCTGGTATTCGGGTAAGTAGCGACCAACGAGTTCCCCAGGGGTGAGGGTTTCGTGGAAGTCGTCAAGGATAATGAAACAACGGTGCGATCGCAAGTAGTCCAGTAGTGAGCGATGTTCGCTTGTTTCTCCTTGGGAGAGGAATTGGATTAAGCCAGTTGTGAGGGCGTTAAGATTGGGAAAGGTGCGGTGACTATACCAGATTAGGCGATCGAAATGCTCTGCGATCTCGTCTACGACTTGGGTTGCAAGGGCGGTTTTTCCCATTCCCGATAATCCATAGATGGTGATAATGGCGCTATTTTCGTTGAGTATCCAGTGTTTGAGCGTGTTGAGTTCCTCTGTACGGTGGGGATAGAGGCGATCGTATTTGGGGATGTGGGTGCGATCGTGAATTTTATTGGGTTGATTGACTATAGAATGTAATTCCTTTTTTCCATTTTTATCAGAATTCCCACTTTTACTACAAAGATGGATCTCACTTCCAAAAATTTTACTTTGTGCAAAATTGCCAACGCTTGAATTGGAAATATAGTATCTTTCCATTGCAGCGCGGAGATTAGATTTATTAACTTTTTCCTCCAACTCTTCCGATAAAAACTTGTACAACTCACCCGCCACCCTCTTCACATTCGCTTCCGTACAATGATATTCCTCCGCTATTTCCCGATACTTCTGGTTATTCCACACCCCCGTTAACACTGCCTGCTCCAGATTATTAAAATGCGATCCCGTTTTCGCCAGCATTAGCTCATCAGCCCAGTCAACAATTTTTTCGACATCCATTACAAACTTCACACATAAAATTTTGTACATTCTACCGCTTTTGTGATTCCTTTACAACTTTTCTTGACTAAACTAGACTTTTATATCACAAAATAAAACAACTTAGAAACTGAAATTATATTCTATAATAGTCTTTTTTTGACTTGAAAAAAGTTGAATAAAGTTTACCATAAGATTGAAGTATTAAATACAACGATATCCTAGCTTAGGGTTCGATAGACTATGCATTACATTGCAGTAGCTGAGAATGCACATGATTCTTGTATCACAATTGCCAATGATTGCAATATTATTTTACATTTAGAGATAGAACGCTTTTTCAACCACAAGCGCTACAGATTTAATAAAAGTTCTACATTGTTTTCCATTATATCTCTGCTTATTCATGAACTTAAAATTAATGATAATATTACATTTATCATTAGCAGACATAATGGAGAAAAACTATATCCTGAAATCATTGAATACATTTATAGAAATTTTCCCAAATCACAGATAGAAGAAGTGCAACATCTAGATTGCCATGCATCCTTCTGCTACCTTACCAATTTTGATGATGCCTTGGTTTTAGCAATGGATGGTGGTGGAGACTATCGAATACCCCTACATAAAGCAAACTCTTTTATCTATCACTACAAAGACAAAAAGTTAAACTTTATAGAATCTCCATTTAATCAAGGTTTTGATGGATTTGATGGCAAGCTCTGGGCAATCATTGCTTATAAACTATTTAATGATGTCAACGCTGCTGGCAAAGTAATGGGTTTAGCAGCATATGGTGAATTTAGCGAACAATATAAAGAGGTATTTTTAAATAATAAGTTTTCTCATTTAGGATGGGTATTTGATCGGGAGTCTTTAGATAGGCTTTGTAGTTATTTAGATGTTCAAACCCCACATGATGCAGCTTCTCTAGCTTTTACACTGCAAAAAATGTATACCGAAAACCTAATTAGTACACTACAAAATTATAGACATTACTCAGATAATTTGGTTCTAACAGGAGGATGTGCGTTAAATGTGATCGCCAATACTAAGCTAGGCGAAGCATTAGGATACAAAAATATTTATGTTCCATCTTGTCCAGGAGATGAAGGACAGTCTCTAGGGGCATTATTATACTACTTTAGTTCTCAAAATAAAAAAATGCCTATTACTAACCTTCCGTATTTGGGTCGGGGAATTGAAAATAGTCCTATTTCTGATTCAATTTATAAAAAACTAACTGAACTAATGCTAAATGGCAAAGTTGTTGCTTGGCATATGGGACGCTCTGAAACTGGCCCTAGAGCGCTAGGACATAGAAGCTTATTAGCCATTCCAACGACAATGGAATTAAAAACTATTGTTAGTGAAAAAATAAAAAAAAGAGAATGGTTTCGACCGGTTGCACCAGTTGTGTTAGAAGAGTATGCTTCGGACTGGTTTGATGTCCAATATAGTTCTCCTTATATGTCATTTACCGCCAAAGCTAAACCCAAAACCAAAGAACTTGCTCCTGCAATAGTTCATGCAGACGGTACAAGCCGTATTCAAACTTTATCTCGATCCCATAATCCTGAACTACATGAGTTGATTTCAAGAATCTATGAAATCAATGGAATCCCTATCCTTATGAATACCTCATTAAATTGTGCTGGTTTTCCTATTTGTGATACAGAAGAACATAGTCAAAACTTCTTTGTTTCTACAGATGTTCATATCTTGAATATTAATGGCAAGGTTTATATCAAATAACTAATCTAAATTTTTGAGGGGACTAGAAACTCAATGAAAAAAATACTGATCTATGCTGCTCCTTTTTCTTACGGGCCAACCGGCAAGGCATTATCTTTAGCAAGCCACTTAAAAGATGATTACAATATTGATTTTGTTGCCTATGACACTAGCTGGGAACTAATTGCCTTAGATGGCATGAGTATTTCAAAACAAAGTCAGCTTATCCCACTAGAGAATTTAGACGATCAAACACTGTTACAATATTCTTTGATTATAAGCTGTAGTGATTTAAGTTTAGCATTAAGAGCTAAAAGCTTAGGAATCAAATCAGTTATGTTTGACTCTGTTTTTTGGTGGCGCTCCCCGAATATAGAAGACATAATTTCCATAGATGCTTATATAGTTCAGGATTTTTTGGGTGTTGACCATGAAATTAAATTACTTGGCAAACAGCCTTGTAATCTTTATAAGGTAGGTGCAGTACATCGATAAAATCGAGAATAGATCTAATTCCAACAAGCAAATACTTATCAATTATGGTGGTATTGAGTCACCATATATTAAAGTTCCTAAAAATTCAAAATATCCTTTCATGATTACAGACTCTTTATCACAGTTATTCACAGATAAATCAGAATTTAATTTTATTGTAACCGGCAAAAATCATATAATGCAAGCATTGGCTAATAAATACAAAGATTATAGGAACGTTCGATTTGAAACTCTAGAACATCATATTTTCCTGTCCTGTATTGCAAGTAGTGATTTAGTAATTACAACACCAGGAATTGAAACTTTTTATGAAACTGTTTACTTTGGAAAAAGATCTGTACTACTACTGCCACATAACTCTACTCAATATTTACAACTTCTGGCATTGATAGATGCAGGAATTGAAAGTCCTGTATGTAATTATAATCATTATGGTAAAAACTATACATACAAACGACATATTAATGAATCTGAAGAAGTCAAAGCTGTTCTTAAAAATTTTAACGATCTTTATTCTTATTCGCTACATTTAAATAAATACATAGATAACTTATACCAATTAATTGAAACTCGATTGATTGAGCCTGATATTTATGAAATCAATAAACAACAATA
This portion of the Roseofilum reptotaenium CS-1145 genome encodes:
- a CDS encoding shikimate dehydrogenase, with the protein product MQEIQGTTRLLGIIGDPIKHSRSPVMQNAALSHLGADYVYVPFPVTQDQLEVVLEGFQAVGVVGFNVTIPHKRAIMPYLSQISPVAQAVGAVNTVWRTERGWEGTNTDVLGFIAPLKEEHQKWSNAQVVILGNGGSARAVVAGCLELGVERLHVVGRNLERLQAFQRSWSNPVMIHEWHELPDLLPETTVLVNTTPIGMSPNVNETPVDGELLARLPQGAILYDLIYNPRPTRFLQLGREIDLLTIDGTEMLVQQGAAALQLWLDEPTPVGVMRQALLDAL
- a CDS encoding Uma2 family endonuclease; protein product: MTVATVAKVWTDDEFMALSSDGHRYELVDGELVDMGNSGMEHGYVACLLVAELMAFVRQNKLGAVCDSSTAFTLKEGNRRSPDISFISRDRLKGLSRPPRGFFQGSPDLVVEILSPGNTVEEMHTKIVEYFQNQTRLLWMIHPDERYILVYHSPEPDRLLRVGDTLDGEDVIVGFSMAVSDLFEPWDFE
- a CDS encoding plasmid replication protein, CyRepA1 family: MNHLLEWEASGVDLQLTRLNVIPLEGQTPYDYLLYADDLPRRKDGRLRATIMQRYQHLRQGGWWCSGINPITGEDEDWGCFKPAQPRYADGKPIKYEHPPKTPTRLFALRVTQSIWQTIANRGNVPLTPEQIQPEHSDRGFWQWVKDNPSLPLCITEGAKKAGALLTAGYGAIALPGIHSGYRIPKNNQGRRIGHPHLIPELQPFIAANRPIYMVFDQDTKPQTLRAVQTAIRRMGYLLQQAGCQVKIVTWNPEWGKGVDDLIASQSSARFHQAYSQAIPFERWKATITQQLTYPRTLTLNDRYFPATLPLPESAQLVAIKSAKGTGKTQLLETIVNQAKRAGQPVLVISHRVQLVESLATRFGLPTLAGEASPDPGVVLCIDSLHPNSRAQFNPQEWQNALVVIDEIEQVLWHGLNSSTCRRHRVAILNTLKTLIQNVLGGSGQVWVADADLSDIALDYLIALSGIDPDVAVVENTWKPSAQEAWRVYSYEDKTPERLVQDLAHHIAAGGRPMVCLSAQKRGSKWGTITLESYLQQRFPEHRFLRIDSETLSDPTHPAYGCMDRGQSLDELLSQYDGVLASPAIETGVSIDLRGHFTSVWAIAQGIQAENSVRQALSRVRETVPRYLWVAPYGFNRVGNGSTSLASLLSCEHRLTQMNIRLLQQSDFTQLDGLDLGFQAESLMTWAKLAVRFNGGMARYREAAIGGLMAEGHVCQPAVEQTQAPEEESEPSLKTMIDRVLAQNYQAECEAIAHSTVQLTSVISPQEMCHRSSQTPDQRHRSRHQELWQKYGIPVTPELVSLDDRGWYEQLQYHYFLTVGRPYLADRDTAMARELLSRRSGGLFLPDFNGSQLGSKIGAMELLGIPGLIADAERVFMNTDIDLQQLQDIALSNRQEVRSLFGIGLAKNSSGIMIMRRFINLLGYSLEYQRCTSLKGSQKRLRIYGLVCPEDPREQVFQQWLERDLTDRNTYPRIPLTLPDLTKVEESEGDRYQQLSLFKE
- a CDS encoding HEPN domain-containing protein, with the translated sequence MTPEQQKLLEKANRSLQAARELNRTGFPDFAASRTYYAMFYIATAFLEGEGLSYSKHSAVIAAFGRIFARTNRIPVELHRYLIDAERIRLRADYNTELDISETDVEQLVSQGEEMLNFALGNIDSLPPYSP
- a CDS encoding nucleotidyltransferase domain-containing protein, with amino-acid sequence MTKETLNTILNQTCQELKTLYGQQIDQIILYGSQAREDAESDSDIDILIILKQDFQYSEESNRISKTIADLCLEHNTLISCALASSRQFQEYNNSFFRNIRREGIPL
- a CDS encoding NB-ARC domain-containing protein produces the protein MDVEKIVDWADELMLAKTGSHFNNLEQAVLTGVWNNQKYREIAEEYHCTEANVKRVAGELYKFLSEELEEKVNKSNLRAAMERYYISNSSVGNFAQSKIFGSEIHLCSKSGNSDKNGKKELHSIVNQPNKIHDRTHIPKYDRLYPHRTEELNTLKHWILNENSAIITIYGLSGMGKTALATQVVDEIAEHFDRLIWYSHRTFPNLNALTTGLIQFLSQGETSEHRSLLDYLRSHRCFIILDDFHETLTPGELVGRYLPEYQNYGKLLQDIGRSPHNSCILLLSWEQPPEIATLEAENRPGHSLLLSGSIELAQEILQNRGLNDPEQWLELINRYSQNPSWLNIIAATIQDLFNGSVVQFLSYSQLFLGDIEIIIRDHYERLSASEKSLLSYLAHQEYISDLSNLPSEPFPSDLNLLATIYSLRKRGFIQKSLDSKHLQLILEPVIKHYSALHGNDKQLERSPVEIKDDQRNS
- a CDS encoding carbamoyltransferase C-terminal domain-containing protein, whose translation is MHYIAVAENAHDSCITIANDCNIILHLEIERFFNHKRYRFNKSSTLFSIISLLIHELKINDNITFIISRHNGEKLYPEIIEYIYRNFPKSQIEEVQHLDCHASFCYLTNFDDALVLAMDGGGDYRIPLHKANSFIYHYKDKKLNFIESPFNQGFDGFDGKLWAIIAYKLFNDVNAAGKVMGLAAYGEFSEQYKEVFLNNKFSHLGWVFDRESLDRLCSYLDVQTPHDAASLAFTLQKMYTENLISTLQNYRHYSDNLVLTGGCALNVIANTKLGEALGYKNIYVPSCPGDEGQSLGALLYYFSSQNKKMPITNLPYLGRGIENSPISDSIYKKLTELMLNGKVVAWHMGRSETGPRALGHRSLLAIPTTMELKTIVSEKIKKREWFRPVAPVVLEEYASDWFDVQYSSPYMSFTAKAKPKTKELAPAIVHADGTSRIQTLSRSHNPELHELISRIYEINGIPILMNTSLNCAGFPICDTEEHSQNFFVSTDVHILNINGKVYIK